The proteins below come from a single Asanoa ferruginea genomic window:
- the ligD gene encoding non-homologous end-joining DNA ligase yields MLASTGELPSGAGWIYEFKWDGVRAIADISRGERRLWARSGAEITAAYPELTGLRDVTDDALFDGEVVVFDAKGVPSFTQLAERMHVRDKARAARLAATLPVTYMIFDLLRLGGEDLTGRPLAERRAALDGLGLGASHWQVPPTFTDGEATLAAAEEYQLEGVVAKRAGSLYRVGVRTPDWVKVKLESTAEFVIGGWRPGVRKIGGLLVGAPTDAGLAFRGRVGGGISAAAERALLKVLEPLVVPGSPFVTGDQSVPREDARGAIWVKPDIVLEVRYGQRTPDGRLRFPRFLRLRPDMTPEDVTDG; encoded by the coding sequence ATGCTGGCCAGCACGGGTGAGCTGCCGTCCGGCGCCGGCTGGATTTACGAGTTCAAATGGGACGGCGTACGCGCGATTGCCGATATTTCCCGCGGCGAGCGGCGCTTATGGGCGCGTTCCGGTGCGGAGATCACCGCCGCTTATCCCGAGCTGACCGGGCTTCGCGACGTGACCGACGACGCACTCTTCGATGGCGAGGTCGTGGTTTTCGACGCCAAGGGCGTGCCGTCGTTCACCCAACTCGCCGAGCGGATGCATGTCCGCGACAAGGCCCGGGCGGCCCGGCTCGCGGCCACCCTCCCGGTCACCTACATGATCTTCGACCTGCTCCGGCTCGGTGGAGAAGACCTGACCGGCCGCCCGCTGGCCGAGCGGCGGGCCGCTCTCGACGGGCTCGGGCTCGGCGCGTCGCACTGGCAGGTGCCGCCGACCTTCACCGACGGCGAGGCGACCCTGGCGGCGGCGGAGGAATACCAGCTCGAAGGCGTGGTCGCCAAGCGCGCCGGCTCGCTCTACCGGGTCGGAGTCCGTACCCCCGACTGGGTCAAGGTCAAGTTGGAGAGCACCGCCGAGTTCGTGATCGGCGGCTGGCGCCCCGGCGTCCGCAAGATCGGTGGGCTGCTGGTCGGCGCGCCCACCGACGCGGGCCTGGCCTTCCGTGGCCGGGTCGGCGGCGGCATCAGCGCCGCGGCGGAGCGGGCGCTGCTCAAGGTGCTCGAGCCGCTGGTCGTGCCGGGCAGCCCGTTCGTCACCGGCGACCAGTCGGTGCCCCGGGAGGATGCCCGCGGCGCCATCTGGGTAAAGCCCGACATTGTGCTCGAAGTGAGATATGGCCAGCGAACGCCTGACGGACGCCTGCGGTTCCCGCGGTTCCTGCGGCTGCGGCCCGACATGACGCCGGAGGACGTGACCGATGGTTAA